AGCTGTCAACCTCAGCATAAATGATACCAATCATTTTATTGGCAATCTTTGGGTCGGTATCAAACACCATGTAAATGTTGAATGAAGGCAGAGGAAAATCGTTCACTGAACCACGCACACCAACACCATACGATCCACCTTCTTTTTCACGGATTGTCTCTGTATAGCGGTTCGTCAGAATACTCTGGATTGCATCCATTGCAACTATGTCCTCCAGTGTATAATCTGCCTTCCCAGTGTAAGCAACGTAGACCGAAGTTTTAGGTGTTTTCAATGGCTTAGTAAAATGGTTCTCGACCTTACCAACTGGTGGACGAACGCCATTATCTCTTGCATTCTCCTTTTTATTTAACGAGGGAAGACCTCCAATGTAGGTTTCAATAAGCGCCTTTGACTCCTCAGGTTTGACATTGCCGGCAAAAATGAAGGTAAAAGCAGAAGCATCGGCAAATCGTTCCTTGTATAGTTTAATGGCTTTTTGATAATCTACCTTATTCAAGAAGTCGACATTCATAGGCATAACACGGGAGTTATGGTTAGCCATCAACACAGAAATTGAATCCCTAAAAGCAGAACGAGGGTCAGCGCTTACATTGGCAAAGTATGCCTTTAGCCTCTGCATAAACGCAGTGGCAGTTTCATCATCAACTCTCGGTTGAGTAAAATAGAGATATACTAGTTGAAGCATGGCTTCAAAATCCTTTGGCGAAGCAGTCCCGCTTATACCTTCGGAGGTTCCACCAATATCAGGCCTTACATCTACAACTTTTCCCGCCAGCATTTTATTCAACTCCGCACTACTGAACTCCCCAACACCTCCGTTTGAAACGAAATCGGCAGCCATACTAATAGAGGGTAAATCTTCAACAGAGACTAAGGAAGTCCCTCCGTCTGCATACGCTTCTAGCACAATTTGATCTTCCTTGAAATCGGTCTTTTTAAACACCACCTTCGCACCGTTGGACAATGTCCACTCGGTTGTTCCAAACGCCTTATCTTCTTTCGTTGATTCCACCTTGCCTGGCACAGGTTTCTTTTCAACCAAAGGCTTATTAGAAACCTGATCCACGTATGGCAGAATATTTTCGGCCTTTACATCCGCAATTGTCTTCATTACCTCTTCCTTCGTAGGATTCTTAAGACCTTCCTTTTCTGGTCCGGTAATGGTTACCACCATATTAGTATCTGTTACCAGTGATTTTGCATAGGCATTGAGTTCCTCAAGTGAAATGGTTGGCAAAACTGAGGCTGAAAACTTATAATCAAACTCAATGCTCGGCATAGGCTCATTTGTAAGGAAGTTGTCAACACACTCCCAAACGAAAGTTTCATTCTTCTGCTTATCCTTTTCCTTCAGCATATTTTCTTTGCCCCTGAGATAATCGGATTTTGCACGACCAAGTTCCGTATCCGTAAACCCAAACTTTTGCATACGCTCATCTTCCCGAATTAGGGCACCAAGGCCATCCAACGTTTGGTCGTTTTTTGCAATGGCAGTAAGAGTAAATGCATCCTCCGTTCGCACCATGCTTCCAACATTAGCAAAAGCAACTACATAAGGAGGGTTAGGCTTCTGAACTAACTCGTTCAATCGTGAACGGAGCATACTAGAAACCAAATCCTTAATAATGTTAGTACGCATATACTCCATATTCTTCTTATTCTCTGCAACAACAGGGCGCTTGTAGTAAACCCTAACAATGCTGTTTTTTGCCTCCGGATCTGAAGCGATACCAATAATTGGCTCCTTATTATCGGGAACACTAAAGAATGGACGAGGTGCTGGATTTTCGCGCTTCGGAATATCCTGAAAGACAGTCTTTATATACTGCTCAACCTTAGCAACATCAACATCTCCTACAATGATAATAGACTGAAGATCGGGACGGTACCATTTGTGATAAAACTCACGAATCTCCTTATGGTCAAATCCGTTAATTACATTAATATCGCCAATAACGTCGCGAGTTGCATACTTCGATCCAGCATAAATTGTTGGGAGCAACTCCTTATACATGCGCCTATCAGCACCTCTACCAGTTCTCCACTCCTCACGGATTACGCCGCGCTCATTATCAATTTCATCATCCTTTAGCGAAATAAAACCCGACCAGTCGTGTAGGATCAACAGAGCAGAATCAACAGCGCTCTGCCGTGCAACCGGCACATCGGATAGGTTGTATACGGTTTCATCGAGCGAAGTAAAGGCATTAATATTCTCGCCAAACTTCACACCTATTGATTCCAGATACTCAATCAGCTTCTTATCAGGATAGTTTTTTGTACCATTAAAGGCCATGTGCTCCAAAAAGTGAGCAAGACCATTCTGTGGATCTTCCTCCAAGATGGCACCAACATTTTGTGCAATGTAAAAATCGGCCCTATCCTTCACCGTTACATTATGGCGAATGTAATAGTGTAAGCCATTTCCCAAAACGCCCATCCTGAAGTTAGGATCAATCGGCACTGGGGAATTTAAATCTAATCCTTGTGCAATGCTCCCCAAGCTGCAAAATGTCAATAATACGAGCCATAATGCCCCCTTAAAAATTTTCATAACATTAGGTTTATTGTTCAATTGTATAGGTTCTCATAATCAAAAATAAACATTATTTTCCATAAAACAGCTGAAACTAATGATGAACGCCACAGCTAAAGTAACTAGTAAATACTATTATCGTAACTTTGAACTTCAATAGC
This genomic stretch from Williamwhitmania sp. harbors:
- a CDS encoding insulinase family protein, translating into MKIFKGALWLVLLTFCSLGSIAQGLDLNSPVPIDPNFRMGVLGNGLHYYIRHNVTVKDRADFYIAQNVGAILEEDPQNGLAHFLEHMAFNGTKNYPDKKLIEYLESIGVKFGENINAFTSLDETVYNLSDVPVARQSAVDSALLILHDWSGFISLKDDEIDNERGVIREEWRTGRGADRRMYKELLPTIYAGSKYATRDVIGDINVINGFDHKEIREFYHKWYRPDLQSIIIVGDVDVAKVEQYIKTVFQDIPKRENPAPRPFFSVPDNKEPIIGIASDPEAKNSIVRVYYKRPVVAENKKNMEYMRTNIIKDLVSSMLRSRLNELVQKPNPPYVVAFANVGSMVRTEDAFTLTAIAKNDQTLDGLGALIREDERMQKFGFTDTELGRAKSDYLRGKENMLKEKDKQKNETFVWECVDNFLTNEPMPSIEFDYKFSASVLPTISLEELNAYAKSLVTDTNMVVTITGPEKEGLKNPTKEEVMKTIADVKAENILPYVDQVSNKPLVEKKPVPGKVESTKEDKAFGTTEWTLSNGAKVVFKKTDFKEDQIVLEAYADGGTSLVSVEDLPSISMAADFVSNGGVGEFSSAELNKMLAGKVVDVRPDIGGTSEGISGTASPKDFEAMLQLVYLYFTQPRVDDETATAFMQRLKAYFANVSADPRSAFRDSISVLMANHNSRVMPMNVDFLNKVDYQKAIKLYKERFADASAFTFIFAGNVKPEESKALIETYIGGLPSLNKKENARDNGVRPPVGKVENHFTKPLKTPKTSVYVAYTGKADYTLEDIVAMDAIQSILTNRYTETIREKEGGSYGVGVRGSVNDFPLPSFNIYMVFDTDPKIANKMIGIIYAEVDSLMKNGPAEETLAKAKEHFITAFQQNVRENSFWTSTIREKYENGLDSYTKYLEVVNSLTPAKIKEAANKFFGQGNVVEVVMSPVE